The genomic segment TTGAGAGGGTGAAGCAAGTGATTTGGCGGACTTTACTTTTACCAACTGACTTAGGGGATAAGGAACTTCAAATCCCAAGTCATTTTTAACAAGCACCGACACTTTATCGAGCAAACGAATGATCATTCCGTGCCCTTCCTCATTTAAAAACCTAACCTCGTCACCCGGAGAAAACATGGCACAAATATAAACCAAGCCCTACTTTGATTTCCATCAGGGTTTGTAAAATAAACATAAAAACCTCTTACTTTTGAAGTATCAATTAAAATACAACCCAACATGAAAAAGCTATTAACCTTAATTATCCTGCTCGTTTCCAATCAGTTATATAGCCAGGACACCTTATACTTTTTGGGTGGAAGTAAAGAAATAGCCAAGGTAGATCAGGTAAATCCGAAAGAGGTTCATTACCATTTGTGGAACTTACCCAATGGTCCGGAAATCATTGTATTGCGAGGAAAATTGGAAAAGATTGTATTTTCAAATGGTATGCCCATGAAATTTAACAGTGCCGAGGATAAAGCGTTGCAAAAGAAAGTGTTGAAGAATCAGGTTATGACTGATTTTAATAGAAATACAGTTGGAATTAACTTAGCAGAATTGTTTCTTTTCAGAATTGGAGGAAGTTACGAGCGAATTTTAGGAAAAAAAGGGTGGTTTTCCATTCGAGTGCCATTTTCCGTTTCATTAAAAGACAAAAAAGCTACGTTTAGAGAAGAAGTTTCTTACTACCCTTACTATGCCGACTATGCTTATGAATACGATAATGGTTACGAAATGGGAGGAAGAAATTATTCCATGTATATCCCAAGGTTAGGCAATTCCTCCAATTTTTCACCGGCAAGTATGGTTTATGAATTAAGTTCCAAAGATATTTACCTCAATTATGGCAATTCGTTTTATACCGGATTGGGAGGCAGATGCTATTTTGGAGGACAAAAACGTAAAAATTTTTATTTAGGACTAGAGTTTCAAGGTGGTATGTTTACGTATAGTTTGCAAAACCTTTTGAGTACTTCATACGATAGCAATGGAGACCTGATTTCCGTTAGCTGGGAAAACACTCAAGGCAAGGTAGGGAGCATGTTTGGCTATTTACTTGAAATTGGCGGCAGAATTAATTCCATGCAAAATCGGCTTAGTTTGAGTATTGGTGCAGGTTTTGGACAACGTTTTCTTTTCAATGTACCCACCCAATCAGGCAATAGAAACAATGGATTTCCATTTTTGTTCAACAACCTTACGTTTCAGCCACACCTGCAACTGGGTTATAGCTTTGGTAAAAGCAAACAAGCTAAATAGGGTCAGCTATAAACACCCAATAGATTCATTATAAATTATCCCGAAATTGTCATTTGAAACGAACCCCGAGCTAGTGATAGTTAGGTTTTCTTACCAATTAAGATTACTTGAAAACCTTACTATCACTTGTCTTGAAACGTAGTTTAAAATTTCTAATGACAATTTTAGGATTATTTAAACCGTAATTTTAATCATACTAGTGCAAGGTTTTGAAATAGATTTTCAGATTTCCTTGCATCCATATTCTTCGAAGATTACTTTGGATCGTTAGTCAGAAATACAGCATCTGATTCGTTGCCTGTTGTTCGCAGTATGAAGTATACAGCTTCACCATGGCGCCTTGCATCTGCTGAAATTCTAACTTTTTCAGCTAACCCTAAATAGGTTGGGATAAACCTAAATCCGGCATTAGAAATCTATTACAGCTTCCAACTGCTTCAAATACAAGGTTTCAGAACAATTTATAAAGCTGAATTTGGGTCAAAAGAAACTTAAGCAATTTAGCACGTTCAATCCCAAAGCGGATTTATTTTCAGAAAAACCGAGTTAGGAGGAAGCATTCTTCCATTGATCATACCCAAGTTCTTGCCATGGCATACCCCGGTTAAAGCGATAAGGCCATGGATAAAGGTTTTCGCCTTGGTCATCCTTCATGGTTCTAACATCCCCTTTAATACTCCCAGGATTTCCAACGAAGAAAGAAAAGGCAGGCAAGTTTATATTAACGTTGCTCATACTACCAACCAGGCAATTATCTTGAATTATTATTCCGGCATGGATGACAGAATGTACACCTATTTGAGAATACTCCCCAATGCTAGGACCCTGAACCAGATGAGTTGGAGGAAACTTATCGTTGGTAAGCACCACAAATGGATAAATCATCACAAAATCGTGCAATTGACTGAACTGACAAATATGCACATTGCTGTGAAGTCTTACATAATTTCCAAATTTAGATTCACCCTGAATATCCGACAAGGTACCAAAGGAGACATGATGCCCAATTTGGTTATTTTCACGGATGGTTACATGATGACCACAAGCAAAATGCTCACCGATGGAATTTCCTGCATACACAACGGTATTACTTCGAATGAGTGCATTTGCACCGATTAAGGTATCCGGATGCATATAATCAGGATTTTGATAATAGGCCTGAAGCGGTTCACCAAGGGTACAATTGTCGCCAATATAGGAATGGGGACCGATTTTTACCCCATCATAAATTTTTACATTTTGTCCAATATAAACGCTTGGATGTATTTCTACATCCTTCCCCGAACGAATATGAGCATAACGTGTACTCAATTAATTTCAGAATAAAACTTGTGCAAAATTATAAGTACCCAAATTCGATTATATAAATGAGTTTCACCGGCAAAAAAACGGGCTTTTAGCTTTTCAACAACTTCGTACTTTACCCAACCTGTATGTTCAATTGTTGACTTACTCAGGTATTGATCAATTAAAAACTTCAAATCTTTTTGCAACCATTTTTCCAAAGGGATAGAAAATCCCCATTTGGGTCGGTCAAATATTTTTTGAGGCAACAATTCAAACAAGGCCTTTTTCAATAGGTATTTTGAAATACCTTGTTTCCACCGAAGGCTTTCGTCCAAACTGTAGGCAAATTCTACCAAGCGGTAATCTAACAGAGGACAACGCGTTTCAAGGGAGTAACGCATGGATGCCCGATCCACTTTAACCAAAAGATCATCCTTAAGGTAATATCCTGCATCAAAAAAAGATTGCCATTCCGGCCAGGATAGGGAATCAGGTTTGGAGATAGAGTCAAAATCCAGTATAAGCTTTGTTGGGTTTACCAACAATTCGGAAAGTTCAGTTCTAGAAAAAAGCGATTGTTCTTGTGAAAAAATATGAGAGCATCGTTCATGAAGTTGATTGTATTTGAACAATTCGGAAACCCTTTTGAAGCGATTATTTCCGAGTGACAAGGCCATTCCTATTGGAGATCTAAAAAGCTGCACCAATGGATTAGAAAGTCTTTTAGCCCAAACATAGGAACCATAACCTAGAAACAACTCATCACCACCATCGCCAGAAAGTGTCACTGTAACATGCTTTCGAGCTAATTTGGAAACTAACAAAGTTGGGAGAGCTGAACTATCTGAAAACGGCTCGTCGTAGACGTTACCCATTTCAGACACCAAACCCAAGGCATCTTGTTCAGTAACTGTAAATTGATGATGATTGGTTCCAAGGTGATTGGCTACTTCTTGGGCATATTTGCTTTCGTTATGTTTAGCATCAGTAAACCCGATAGAAAAGGTATTTAATTTACCTGAAACATGTTTAGATGCAATGGCAGTTACCAAACTACTATCAATTCCACCACTAAGGAAAGTACCAAAAGGCACATCGCTGATTAGGCGGTAAGCAACCGAAGTATGAAGGAGTTCCTTTAAGGTATTAAAAGCAAGCTCTTCATCTTGAATTTTTGGTTGGGAAAATACGGTTTGAAGCTCCCAATATTTCTCCATACGAAAGGTATTACCATCATAAACGCCGTATGACGCCGCAGGAAATTTTTGCACCTCCTGAAAAATGGTAGTTGGTTCAGGAATATAACCCAGGTGAAGAAAATCTTGAATGGATTGGGAATTAACTGTCAGTTTCAAACCCAAGCTTTTCAGTTTCAAAGATTTTAACTCCGAGCTAAAATAGAGAGTTCCATTCTGAATGGTATAAAACAAGGGCTTTTTACCTAGCCTATCCCGAAAAAAATGGAGTTTACGTTCCTGCTTATCCCAAACAATGAAAATAAACATACCATTAAATTCCTTCACACAGGCGGGACCCAGTTTAGAAAACAGTTCCAAAATCACCTCCGTATCACCTGAAGTCTTGGTTTCAAGAGAGTACTTTGATTTAAGTTCGTTGTAATTATATATTTCTCCGTTAAAAATGGTAATATATCGGCCATTGTGACTAAGCATAGGTTGATTAGCCGAAGTGGATAAATCGATAATACTTAATCGTCTATGTCCTAATCCGATACCATTTTCTTCAAACAAACCTTGAGAATCAGGCCCCCGATGTTGGATACAAGTTGCCATTTGCGACAAGGTATCCGATGGCAAAGTTTGTTTTGAATAATATCCTACTACACCACACATAACAATTAGCCTAATGATTTAATCATGTTAGCAAGTAATTCAGCCTGAAAGCGGCGATTATATTTATCCAACAAAATTGGATGATGAGAAACTTCACCGGTTTGAGTCCACTCATCATAATATTTATCTAAAGCAGTAGTAATTTCTTCTTTGTAGGAAAAAACATCTCCACCTTTTGATTCCATTAATATATTCTCAAGTACCCCTTTATCATTTTTCACCAAAAGAATTTTCCTTTCAGAAAGCAAGTATTCAAACACTTTTGCATGGAGTGATTTTGCTTTTTCATCGGTCAAAAGCAAGAGCAGGTTCGATTCTTTCAATTTTGTTAATACCTTCTCATGAGGAATCCGTGGTGTAGTTTTGATAAATGGAAGAAGAAAATCATCATATTTAATTAACCGATCTTTCTGTTCCGGATAAAACTCAATACCTAAAAAGAGTAATTGAACATTGGTCAGGTTTCGGTTGATAATAAACTGTTTAAAACCATCCAGAAATAGCTCCAATTGGTGGTATGGATAAAGAATACCGGCATAGGTTATAGTAAATACATCCTTTCGTTGACTGATATTTTGAACATTTTCAAACAAGCTGGTATCGTAGCCATTAAAAACCACTTTTACATCTTTATGAGAATACTTCTGTTTAAAATCTTCTGCATAGGTTGGCGATGCATTTGTTATTATGGAAACGCTATCCAAATATTTCTTTTCACAATATTCAAAAAACTTATTTACGAGAATCTCAATAGGAGTTTTTGGAATGTTTACTGAATTGGTAGTCCAACCATCACGGTAATCTGAAATCCATGGAATGTTGTTTTTAATTGATAATTCGTAAGCGTACTTAAACAGGAAGAATGGTTCGCCTGTAGCAATGATAACATCACAACCATCATAGTCAATTACCCTTTGACCTTGCTTTTGAAACAAAAAAGTATTATCGGAACCACTGGAAATAAACTTTGCTACTGAATAATAAAAGGTTAGGAACCTTCGAATAAAGTTCATTCGATCCATCCCAAATTTTAATATTACCTTATCCCTCAAATTTGGAAAGTAAGGAACTCGAATAATAGTTCCATTCTCTAGATTAGATCTTGTTTCGAAATTTTGTTCAGAGCCTCTTACAACATCCACCGGGCTTTGTTTTGCACTATCCCATTGCCTTGTGATTACAATAGGATAAATTCCGAATTCATGAAAAAACTTAAACCAGCTAAAAGGTCTTAAAGCTCCAATAGAGGTATAAGGAGGAAAGTCATGAGCCAAAATAATGACTTTCTTCATTTCAGAAGCAAAATCTGGCAGATAGAACTGACTAAGAATTTTATGTAAAACAGCCGTTGATTCCTTTCGGGTATATTTGTTTTGAAATTCTTGGTTAGAAATTAAAGTTTCGTATCTTTTTGATTCATAAATTTGGTACAACTCATTTAGCTTAGTAAATGCATCTTCAGAAGTATTACTAATTTGACCAAGATTATAACCAGATAAGGTATTCTCAATAATATCTCCATCAGAAGGACAAGCTAAAATTGGTTTACCGAAGCCAATATATTCATATAGTTTACTGGATGGGATTCCTACTAAATTCTTGTGAGAAACCATCAATAATAGATGGGCATTACTTTGAATTCTGAAAACTTCTTGCTTAGAAACCCTTGGGGTAATTTCAACAAAACTTTCATATCCGGAAAGGAATTTATAAATACGCTCTGCTTGAATTTTATCAAATAATAGACCTGGGAAATAAATTTTTATATTCTTCTTTTCCCTATTCAAATCCACCAATTTTTTAAAGGCTTTCAAAAAAATCTCAATTTCTTGAGTGGTATATAATGAACCATTGTAAACAATTGAAAACGGAAGATTTGCATCCTGAATAATTGGAGTTGCATTTATTGCAAAATCTTCCTCAAAAAAACCATTTAACATTACATAACCCGGTCTTTTTACAAATTCAGAAATTTTGACTTTATAGGCTTCAGATACTGAAGTTATTGCTTCCGCAGTACCTACCCATTTCTTTTCACTGTAAATCTTTAACCTGTTAAATGCCAAATCAATAAGTCCAAATTTTTTATTAAAATCAGACGTGTTCCAATCATCTCTATAATCTGCCAACCATTTTATTTTATGTTTTTTTTGAAGGAGATAACCAAACCTGAAAAGAGTAAATGGATTAGCAGTTACCACCAAATACCTGATATCCTTATTCTTTTCTAAATACTGATCGGCAAAATCAAAGATATTCTTAAAGGGTATAAAAAAGTTGGTGAAATTCTCAGAAACCAACTCCAAAAAAGTTAAAATTCGTCTCCAAAAACCATATTTTGACTCCCCGTAATTTACAAAAAGTTTATCCCTTAAGCTACTGTCGTAAGGGAGATAATACACTTCATACCCTTCATTTTTTTCATGAACAACCTCTACACCTGAGGGTTTTAATACATCCCGAGGAGTACTTATGGGAATATCCCAATTTCGGGTAATAATAATCGGATAATACCCAAAGGTCTTTAGGTATTTTGCCCAACCAAAAGCCCTTTGTGAGGCAGTAAGATTACAGGGTGGAAAAAAATAAGAGAGAATTAGTACTTTTTTCATAGTTAGGATTCGTCCGACTTGTTGCTTAATGAATTCATGTGAATTTTCATTCAATCCATAATTATAGTACCTCTTTCATCTCGAGAACTCCTTTCCAATTAGAAAGTTTAAGTAGCAGTTTATTTTTCTTAGGAATACGGTTTTTAAGCGGACTCAAATTAAATGTAAACCAAGTCTGCTTGGAATCTTTACAATTCTCCAATTGGGAAGAATGAACAAGAATTAAATTTGTTCGAGGCGGCATGGATTTTTGAATATTTCCATCATTCATCAAATCAAAATGAAAGCCATTACATCCTCCTTGGAAAGAAATTTTAACCAGCAATAAACTATCATTTTTTACAAATGCAGTATCAACACTAAAATCCGGTTCTATGGAATGAACAAAACCAGGTTGTATTTGCAAATACTTCTCAGGCGCTGTGTCACCCAATCCGGTTTTGGCTTGATGCCCCGATTTACAGGAATAAGCCAAAACCAGTATGGCAAGAATGCCTCCTTTTAATAGATTGGAAATCTGCATTCCTATTCTTTTACAAATTTCTTAACAAGTCTTTGACCATTTATTTCCATTTCAAAAAAGTAGAATCCCTTTGACCAATTAGAACAATCCAAAGAAATAGCATTGGTGCCTATTCCAGTAACAGAATTGATGATTTTTTCTCCAACAATGTTTCTAATTTGAACATTCGAAAAAATTCCACCGGTGGAATGAACCTCTACAATCGTTGAACCTGGATTAGGATACAAATCAATTCGTTTTGACAAATCTTCCAAACCAATAGCTGAGTCAGTCCTTAAGTTAATATTGTCTAAATACAAATCATTACCATACCCATTTACTCCTTGGAAGCGAATCAAAACACTAGACGAACCTATATAAGAATCTAAATTGATGGTTTCGGTTCTCCACTGACTAGCAGAAGGAACAAAATTAGAATTGGTAACATTAGAGCCTCCATTGGTTGCTAATTGAGTATTTCCTTTCTGATAAACATAAGTCCATGATCCTCCACAATCGGCAGAAACCAACACATTTAAGCTATCGAAATTGGTATTACTGTACCTGGCATAGGCCACATCAAAAGTTAGCACCACCGGTGATTGTAAATTAGTAAAGTCGGCATAAGGAAGGTTCAAATTATCCTTTGCCCCATCACTTTGGTAATCGAAAAATGCAATTTTTGCTGAAGAAGAAGAGTTTCCAAATCCACCGGCAAGAGTCGTTCTTTCCCAAGTAATATCGGCATCATCATTGTCGATGGAATACCCTGCCGAAGGAAAAGTACCTGCTTGAAATCCCTCTGCAATTGGTAAGGCTACCGGACTTGGCACCAATAAAGTCACTGTTACATTTCTCGAATTATTATTGGAATTTTCATCGCTAACTCCATTTACAGCTAATAAATTAAAACCAATAGCGTTTGATCCGGCATTTAAATTTAATGCTGGCACGTTGAGTGTTGTTGAAGCTCCCGAAGCTAAACTTGGACCTGAGTAAGTTACGGTATCAACCGGTACGCCGTTCAATGTAATTTGAATAAGAGCCGAATTCACTGCATCCGAACCATTGTTTTTAAATGTAAAAACAGGATTGATTGTTTCTGTACATGTTACCAACCCGTTTCCTGGTGCGTTTACCGATTGAATACTTCCATCCAAGGTATAGGCAATTGCATTGGGATCATAGGTATCAACAGTTAATGGTGCTAAATTTTGAGGATCTAACCATTCTTTAAGTCTGGTCGCAGAGGAGGATCCAGCATCCCAAGAAACAGAAAATTTACCATAATAATCATTCAATTGACTGGCCGAATTGCCACAGGCAGATGGTCCACCATACAATTGACCAATAATTCGATGGTTAGGATCGAACAACGGAGAACCACTGCTTCCAGGTTCAGTTACTCCTAAGGTCCATTGTCCCACTCTCCAACATTCTATATTACTATAAGTACCGGAAACAGTTTGGTTTTGAGCTTTAGAAATCTTCTTTATATCGCCGCTTGGATGATGGATACAAAAGGAGGAATCCACTACCACTCCTTCCCTACTCCAACCTGCATAAACTGCGTTGTAACTTGCCGGTGGTGCGGAAGAAAGTTCCAACAATGCAAAGTCGGAACCTGCATTGTGCGCCCGATAAACAGATCCTGTGATTGATTGAGAAGTTGGACCAGTAGTACCCGAACAGGTAGAACTTTCATAATTAAAGCGAAAAATCCATTGGGCAACATTGTCGGAACCATCCGAAGTGCAATGATTGGCAGTTAAAAAATAAGGAGTGCCGCTTTGTGGTACATCATTTATCATTGAACCGGTACAAAACCCACTACCACCCACTACCAAAATACAAACAGCTCTTTTTTCCGTTTGCCAATCATCACCTTGGGGACAATTAATATTCACATTGCAAGCACCTGATGCAGCTTGATTGTTGGCATTTTTTTCTTTTAAATAGCTAAACACATCCCTGTAACCATGAACAACCTGATTAATAGAAATGACTCCATTACCTTTTTCCGATTTTGGTTCGATGTATTCTAGAACAGCCACATTTCCGGGTAGTAAATCGGTTGCAAAAAGTTGATCTTCCCTGTTGTTTTCACTTGTAAAAGCCCCCAATACAAATTGATGGTCTTCTGAATAAATAAAGAACTTACCTCCAGTGGGCATAAAGAACTTATTGTACAAAAAGTTTAAACTCAATGCTCCTTCAGAACGAATAGCCAATCGCCAAATTCTATCTCCATTTGGCAAGGTTTCCCACAATCCTGCATTTTGAAGATTGATATCTACATCGATGTTAGCACCAAAACGATAGGGTTTCATCTTCCCTTTGTTAAGTTCATCTTCTTGTTTAAGAAATTCTATATCTACTCTCGGCATAACCCGAACGGGTATTTCCTGAACCAATTTTCTGGCGTTAAAAGAAACTGGTATTCCACCTTGGGAAATTTGAGCCTTTACAGAAACTGTAGAAGCAATTAATGCAAATAAGGCAATTCGGGTAATTGTTTTATTCATTGTAATATATCGGGTGGTAAAAATACGAAATTAGAAAGAAAGAGAAAGGTCAAATTGTTCCCTCTAAAAGTGCAATAAAAAGACAGAAAACAAGTTGACCTTTCGAAAAAGCTTATTTGGATAGAAACTCCAAAATCTTTGGATCCAAGGGAGAAACTCTACTATCATAGTGAGCTACCAGATTCCCCTTTTCATCAATTAAAAATTTATTGAAGTTCCAAGATACCTTATAGTCCTGAACTCCATTTAAATCCTTGGAACACAACCACCTGAATAAAGGATTGCAATCTGTTCCTTTAACACTACTTTTTTCCATTAATGGAAAAGTAACGCCATAATTCTTTTGGCAAAAATCGGCTATTTCCGAATTGGTTCCCGGCTCTTGACCCATAAAATTATTGGCAGGGAATCCAATAATAATAAAATTCTGATCCTTATACTTTTGATAAAGGGCTTCCAGCTCCTTGTACTGAGGCGTATAACCACATTTACTGGCTGTATTAACAATTAGGACTTTTTTTCCTTTTAATTGAGAAAAGCTATACTCCTTACCATCCAAAGCTTTGAACTTAAAGGAATAAAAGGAAGGTTTTTGGGCAAATAGGTTTCCTACCAAAACCATTGCCAGCAGGGATAAAATAATTTTTTTCATTTGTTAAATGTTGTTGTTTTTTAGATGGGACAAAATTGCACTTTTTTTACTTTCTA from the Bacteroidia bacterium genome contains:
- a CDS encoding N-acetyltransferase, encoding MSTRYAHIRSGKDVEIHPSVYIGQNVKIYDGVKIGPHSYIGDNCTLGEPLQAYYQNPDYMHPDTLIGANALIRSNTVVYAGNSIGEHFACGHHVTIRENNQIGHHVSFGTLSDIQGESKFGNYVRLHSNVHICQFSQLHDFVMIYPFVVLTNDKFPPTHLVQGPSIGEYSQIGVHSVIHAGIIIQDNCLVGSMSNVNINLPAFSFFVGNPGSIKGDVRTMKDDQGENLYPWPYRFNRGMPWQELGYDQWKNASS
- the asnB gene encoding asparagine synthase (glutamine-hydrolyzing), with translation MCGVVGYYSKQTLPSDTLSQMATCIQHRGPDSQGLFEENGIGLGHRRLSIIDLSTSANQPMLSHNGRYITIFNGEIYNYNELKSKYSLETKTSGDTEVILELFSKLGPACVKEFNGMFIFIVWDKQERKLHFFRDRLGKKPLFYTIQNGTLYFSSELKSLKLKSLGLKLTVNSQSIQDFLHLGYIPEPTTIFQEVQKFPAASYGVYDGNTFRMEKYWELQTVFSQPKIQDEELAFNTLKELLHTSVAYRLISDVPFGTFLSGGIDSSLVTAIASKHVSGKLNTFSIGFTDAKHNESKYAQEVANHLGTNHHQFTVTEQDALGLVSEMGNVYDEPFSDSSALPTLLVSKLARKHVTVTLSGDGGDELFLGYGSYVWAKRLSNPLVQLFRSPIGMALSLGNNRFKRVSELFKYNQLHERCSHIFSQEQSLFSRTELSELLVNPTKLILDFDSISKPDSLSWPEWQSFFDAGYYLKDDLLVKVDRASMRYSLETRCPLLDYRLVEFAYSLDESLRWKQGISKYLLKKALFELLPQKIFDRPKWGFSIPLEKWLQKDLKFLIDQYLSKSTIEHTGWVKYEVVEKLKARFFAGETHLYNRIWVLIILHKFYSEIN
- a CDS encoding trypsin-like peptidase domain-containing protein, encoding MNKTITRIALFALIASTVSVKAQISQGGIPVSFNARKLVQEIPVRVMPRVDIEFLKQEDELNKGKMKPYRFGANIDVDINLQNAGLWETLPNGDRIWRLAIRSEGALSLNFLYNKFFMPTGGKFFIYSEDHQFVLGAFTSENNREDQLFATDLLPGNVAVLEYIEPKSEKGNGVISINQVVHGYRDVFSYLKEKNANNQAASGACNVNINCPQGDDWQTEKRAVCILVVGGSGFCTGSMINDVPQSGTPYFLTANHCTSDGSDNVAQWIFRFNYESSTCSGTTGPTSQSITGSVYRAHNAGSDFALLELSSAPPASYNAVYAGWSREGVVVDSSFCIHHPSGDIKKISKAQNQTVSGTYSNIECWRVGQWTLGVTEPGSSGSPLFDPNHRIIGQLYGGPSACGNSASQLNDYYGKFSVSWDAGSSSATRLKEWLDPQNLAPLTVDTYDPNAIAYTLDGSIQSVNAPGNGLVTCTETINPVFTFKNNGSDAVNSALIQITLNGVPVDTVTYSGPSLASGASTTLNVPALNLNAGSNAIGFNLLAVNGVSDENSNNNSRNVTVTLLVPSPVALPIAEGFQAGTFPSAGYSIDNDDADITWERTTLAGGFGNSSSSAKIAFFDYQSDGAKDNLNLPYADFTNLQSPVVLTFDVAYARYSNTNFDSLNVLVSADCGGSWTYVYQKGNTQLATNGGSNVTNSNFVPSASQWRTETINLDSYIGSSSVLIRFQGVNGYGNDLYLDNINLRTDSAIGLEDLSKRIDLYPNPGSTIVEVHSTGGIFSNVQIRNIVGEKIINSVTGIGTNAISLDCSNWSKGFYFFEMEINGQRLVKKFVKE
- a CDS encoding glutathione peroxidase, translated to MKKIILSLLAMVLVGNLFAQKPSFYSFKFKALDGKEYSFSQLKGKKVLIVNTASKCGYTPQYKELEALYQKYKDQNFIIIGFPANNFMGQEPGTNSEIADFCQKNYGVTFPLMEKSSVKGTDCNPLFRWLCSKDLNGVQDYKVSWNFNKFLIDEKGNLVAHYDSRVSPLDPKILEFLSK